The proteins below come from a single Desulfomicrobium escambiense DSM 10707 genomic window:
- the sppA gene encoding signal peptide peptidase SppA: MDILSRLTKVLGIVWKVLTGIRNAFANIFFIIVIIVLLVAVFSDTKETLDSNSVLLLNPSGTLVEETTPPDPAEAFLKLGRETAVADETKAQDVIDAVRRAATDSRIKAMVIDPRDLQGCDTTKLTDIGKAIRDFKETGKPVLAHAMFYTQGQYLLASYADSVSVNPLGGVMINGFGMYQTYFKGLLDKLRINFHVYRVGDYKSAAEPFMRDSMSYEARESSRQWLDGLWQAYLAELGKNRSVTAADITAYVENIDTRLRDVEGDAAKLAVTARLVDDIRTGDQFDQFLEGKTGLKSRDMHRVSFRDYLAMTAAHASKAKELVAVIRARGPIMPGKQPESMTGSESLAELFRQARQDSSVVAVVLRLDSPGGSAAASEEIHHEIARTQEAGKPVVVSMGSVAASGAYWIAAGANRIVAAPTTLTGSIGIFAAFPTFENAAESVGITSDGIGTTSLADLGNPLRPLAPKVEASIEHLLKFGYNLFISRVANGRRMAPDDVEKMAQGRVFLGQVAQEAKLVDQLGDLDEAVKTAGTLAGLTAVESKELRREPTAKEKFMQAFFSSGQALLAPQSPTLHKLMTMVQARAGLLDTMTDPGHIYARSLECEASSF; encoded by the coding sequence GTGGATATACTCTCCCGTCTGACCAAGGTTCTCGGCATAGTCTGGAAGGTGCTGACCGGCATCCGGAACGCCTTCGCCAACATCTTCTTCATCATCGTCATCATCGTCCTGCTGGTGGCCGTGTTCTCCGACACCAAGGAGACCCTGGACTCCAATTCGGTCCTGCTGCTCAACCCCTCCGGCACCCTCGTGGAGGAGACCACGCCGCCCGACCCGGCCGAGGCCTTCCTCAAGCTCGGGCGCGAGACGGCCGTGGCCGACGAGACCAAGGCCCAGGACGTCATCGACGCCGTCCGCAGGGCCGCCACGGATTCGCGCATCAAGGCCATGGTCATCGACCCCCGCGACCTGCAGGGCTGCGACACGACGAAACTCACGGACATCGGCAAGGCCATCCGGGATTTCAAGGAAACGGGCAAGCCCGTCCTGGCCCACGCCATGTTCTACACCCAGGGCCAGTACCTGCTGGCCTCCTACGCCGACTCGGTCTCCGTGAACCCCTTGGGCGGGGTGATGATCAACGGCTTCGGCATGTACCAGACCTACTTCAAGGGCCTCCTGGACAAACTGCGCATCAACTTCCACGTCTACCGCGTCGGCGACTACAAGTCGGCGGCCGAACCCTTCATGCGCGACTCCATGTCCTATGAAGCGCGCGAATCGAGCCGCCAGTGGCTCGACGGCCTGTGGCAGGCCTACCTCGCGGAATTGGGCAAGAACCGCAGCGTGACCGCGGCGGACATCACGGCCTACGTCGAGAACATCGACACCCGCCTGCGCGACGTCGAGGGCGACGCGGCCAAGCTGGCCGTGACGGCCAGGCTGGTGGACGACATCCGCACGGGCGACCAGTTCGACCAGTTCCTCGAAGGCAAGACCGGCCTGAAGTCCCGGGACATGCACCGCGTCTCCTTCCGCGACTACCTCGCCATGACGGCGGCCCATGCGTCAAAGGCCAAGGAACTCGTAGCCGTCATCCGCGCCCGCGGCCCCATCATGCCCGGCAAGCAGCCCGAAAGCATGACGGGCAGCGAATCCCTGGCCGAACTGTTCCGGCAGGCCCGGCAGGACTCCTCCGTGGTGGCCGTGGTCCTGCGCCTGGACAGCCCCGGCGGCAGCGCCGCGGCCTCCGAGGAAATCCACCACGAAATCGCGCGCACCCAGGAAGCCGGCAAGCCCGTGGTCGTGTCCATGGGCAGCGTGGCCGCGTCCGGAGCCTACTGGATCGCCGCGGGCGCCAACCGCATCGTGGCCGCGCCCACGACCCTGACGGGCTCCATCGGCATCTTCGCTGCCTTCCCGACCTTCGAGAACGCGGCCGAATCTGTGGGCATAACGAGCGACGGCATCGGCACCACCTCCCTGGCCGACCTGGGCAACCCCCTGCGCCCCCTGGCGCCGAAGGTCGAGGCGTCCATCGAGCACCTCCTCAAGTTCGGCTACAACCTCTTCATCAGCCGCGTGGCCAACGGCCGCCGCATGGCTCCCGATGATGTCGAGAAGATGGCCCAGGGCCGGGTCTTCCTCGGTCAGGTGGCCCAGGAGGCCAAGCTCGTGGACCAGCTCGGCGACCTGGACGAGGCCGTCAAGACGGCCGGCACCCTGGCCGGGCTGACCGCCGTCGAAAGCAAGGAACTGCGCCGGGAACCCACGGCCAAGGAAAAATTCATGCAGGCCTTTTTCTCCTCCGGCCAGGCCCTGCTCGCCCCCCAGTCCCCGACCCTGCACAAGCTCATGACCATGGTTCAGGCCCGGGCAGGTCTGTTGGACACCATGACCGACCCCGGGCACATCTACGCCCGCAGCCTCGAATGCGAGGCGTCCTCCTTCTGA